The Herbaspirillum sp. RTI4 genome has a segment encoding these proteins:
- a CDS encoding TRAP transporter large permease, whose protein sequence is MELTVLCLSFVLLLVLGVPVAFAIGLSCLATYVVEGLPIATAIQMMVSGMNVFTFLAIPFFIFSGELMLHGGIADKIMDFARNLVGHWKGGLGLANVVASTLFGGVSGSPVADTSAMGGVMIPLMKREGYSADYAVNVTTHASLTGALMPTSHNMIIYAFAAQAASGMIGTHVIKGVSIGDLMFAGLIPVFWIMVCMLIAAYWQAARNGFPKRADGSSMLERFPGWYAVLRSFLAAVPGLMVIIVILGCVMGGVATATEAAAIAVAYSLCLTGFIYKTINRKTLVKALIKASKTTGVILLLIGVSNMLRWQLAYLEIPDAIEAALLHATTTPWLMLLYINIIQIFLGIFLDMAAHILITTPLFLPLAIAMGVGPVQFGMMLLLNCALGLVHPPVGTVQFIGCAIGKISIGEATKTAWPYYLAIWTAINLVTYVPAFSTWLPSVITGHPVF, encoded by the coding sequence ATGGAACTGACCGTCCTTTGCCTCAGCTTTGTGCTGTTGCTGGTGCTGGGTGTGCCGGTCGCTTTTGCGATTGGCCTGAGCTGCCTTGCTACCTACGTCGTTGAAGGATTGCCGATTGCTACCGCCATCCAGATGATGGTGTCGGGCATGAACGTCTTTACCTTCCTCGCCATTCCCTTCTTTATCTTTTCCGGCGAGCTGATGCTGCACGGGGGCATCGCCGACAAGATCATGGACTTTGCCCGCAATCTGGTCGGCCACTGGAAGGGCGGACTAGGGCTCGCCAATGTCGTGGCCAGTACCCTGTTCGGTGGCGTTTCCGGCTCACCGGTGGCAGACACGTCGGCCATGGGCGGGGTCATGATTCCGTTGATGAAGCGCGAAGGTTACAGCGCCGACTACGCCGTCAACGTGACCACGCATGCCTCGCTGACCGGCGCGCTGATGCCGACCTCGCACAACATGATCATCTACGCATTCGCCGCGCAAGCCGCTTCCGGCATGATAGGCACGCATGTGATCAAGGGCGTATCGATTGGCGATCTGATGTTTGCCGGATTGATCCCCGTCTTCTGGATCATGGTCTGCATGCTGATCGCCGCTTACTGGCAAGCCGCGCGCAATGGTTTTCCAAAGCGCGCCGATGGCAGCTCCATGCTGGAGCGTTTCCCAGGCTGGTACGCGGTACTGCGTTCCTTCCTGGCCGCCGTGCCGGGTCTGATGGTGATCATCGTGATTCTGGGCTGCGTGATGGGTGGCGTGGCGACCGCCACCGAAGCGGCCGCAATTGCCGTCGCGTATTCGCTATGCCTGACGGGTTTTATCTACAAGACGATCAACCGCAAGACGCTGGTCAAGGCGCTCATCAAGGCCTCCAAGACCACGGGCGTGATCCTGTTGCTGATCGGTGTTTCCAACATGCTGCGCTGGCAACTGGCGTATCTGGAAATTCCCGACGCGATCGAGGCCGCCTTGCTGCATGCCACCACCACGCCTTGGTTGATGCTGCTGTACATCAACATCATTCAGATTTTCCTGGGCATCTTCCTGGACATGGCCGCGCACATCCTGATCACAACGCCGCTGTTCTTGCCGCTGGCTATTGCCATGGGCGTCGGTCCGGTGCAGTTCGGCATGATGTTGTTGCTCAATTGCGCGCTCGGGCTGGTGCATCCACCGGTCGGTACGGTGCAGTTCATCGGTTGCGCCATCGGTAAAATTTCCATCGGCGAAGCGACCAAAACGGCCTGGCCTTATTACCTCGCGATATGGACGGCCATTAATCTGGTTACCTACGTGCCGGCATTTTCAACCTGGCTACCATCGGTAATTACAGGCCATCCGGTATTTTGA
- a CDS encoding TRAP transporter small permease, whose product MRLLTAINIRLAQGILAVAGTALTALGLIVIYGVVLRYAFSDAPPYVEQVALLLVISVAMFGAAAGVRESGHIGLDSVVKKLPLKAQAFCTILAEILILTFAMMLFWGSLEMAISTYESTIPTLGISEAWRYFPPIVAAVLIALFAIEHLLSLLTSESGTTSWN is encoded by the coding sequence ATGCGTTTGCTGACGGCCATTAATATCCGTCTTGCGCAAGGCATTCTGGCGGTAGCCGGCACGGCGCTGACGGCACTGGGACTGATCGTGATTTATGGCGTGGTGCTGCGCTATGCGTTCTCCGATGCACCGCCGTATGTCGAGCAAGTGGCCTTGCTGCTGGTGATCTCGGTCGCCATGTTCGGCGCTGCCGCGGGTGTGCGCGAGTCCGGGCATATTGGACTGGATTCCGTCGTCAAAAAATTGCCGCTGAAAGCGCAGGCGTTCTGCACGATTCTGGCCGAGATACTGATTCTCACGTTCGCCATGATGCTGTTTTGGGGCAGTCTGGAAATGGCCATATCGACCTACGAGTCGACCATTCCGACATTGGGAATTTCCGAAGCCTGGCGCTACTTTCCACCTATTGTTGCCGCTGTTCTTATCGCACTGTTTGCCATCGAACATCTGCTGAGCTTACTTACTTCTGAATCTGGAACAACCTCATGGAACTGA
- a CDS encoding TRAP transporter substrate-binding protein, with translation MKTTTRNLMNVIATVALCVAASQVSARNFRSADVHGKEFPTNLAIKYMGEQLSKYTEGKDNIKVFGDSALGSEKDTVEQVKIGAIDMVRVNISAFHGIIPDTLIPSLPFLFRDMDHFRTTMYGPQGDKILAAFDKAGFIGLAMYESGARSVYGKKAIRTVADMKGVKIRVQPSDLMVSMVSAAGASPTPMPIAEVYSGLKSGLLDAAENNYPSYEEAKHYESAPVYSETMHAMSPEVVVFSKKVWLTLTPQEQAALRKAAKDSIPFYVKLWDAQEKEAKAAVVKNGAKVIPASEIDRKGFVAAEKPVWDKFANTPELKALVQEIVNAK, from the coding sequence ATGAAAACAACTACACGCAATCTGATGAATGTTATCGCGACGGTCGCACTCTGCGTCGCCGCCAGCCAGGTATCGGCCCGCAATTTCCGTTCTGCCGATGTGCATGGCAAAGAATTTCCTACCAATCTCGCGATCAAGTATATGGGTGAGCAACTCTCCAAATACACAGAGGGAAAAGACAATATCAAAGTCTTTGGCGACAGTGCGCTGGGATCGGAAAAAGACACCGTTGAGCAAGTAAAAATCGGCGCCATCGATATGGTGCGCGTCAACATCTCCGCCTTCCACGGCATCATTCCCGATACCCTGATCCCTTCGCTGCCATTCCTGTTCCGCGACATGGATCATTTCCGCACCACCATGTACGGCCCGCAAGGCGACAAAATTCTGGCCGCGTTTGATAAAGCCGGTTTCATCGGCCTGGCCATGTATGAAAGCGGCGCGCGTTCGGTCTACGGCAAAAAAGCAATCCGCACCGTTGCCGACATGAAGGGCGTAAAAATCCGCGTGCAGCCATCCGACCTGATGGTCAGCATGGTCAGCGCAGCAGGCGCTTCGCCGACACCGATGCCAATCGCAGAAGTGTATAGCGGCCTCAAATCGGGTCTGCTGGATGCGGCCGAAAACAACTATCCATCGTATGAAGAAGCCAAGCATTACGAATCGGCGCCGGTGTATTCGGAAACGATGCACGCCATGTCGCCTGAAGTCGTGGTGTTCTCCAAAAAAGTATGGCTGACACTGACGCCTCAAGAGCAGGCAGCCTTGCGCAAAGCGGCAAAAGATTCGATTCCTTTCTACGTGAAGCTGTGGGACGCACAAGAAAAAGAAGCCAAGGCAGCGGTCGTCAAGAACGGTGCCAAAGTCATCCCTGCTTCTGAAATTGATCGCAAGGGTTTCGTTGCTGCTGAAAAACCGGTCTGGGACAAGTTTGCCAATACCCCTGAACTGAAAGCGCTGGTGCAGGAAATCGTGAATGCCAAGTAA
- a CDS encoding SMP-30/gluconolactonase/LRE family protein: MHILSTTRNQVGESPLWSVAEQALYWVDIEARRLHRFDWISRVEQTWDLAERLACIALHADGGLIAGMESGIFHLRPGANGVCAQERIHGVQFVRQGMRFNDGRCDRAGRFWVTSMVMDMRLKADDGALYSMSPTGFSAPLVSNLVTGNGLAFSPDGRTMYFSDSHPSVQKIWAMDLDSNGVPSNRRLFVDMLSYPGRPDGAAVDAEGAYWICGNDAGQIHRFMPDGRLDKTIKVPVSKPSMCSFGGPELAHLFITSITPAQPAEGVDAALDGAVFVMQPGVRGLPETPFHP; encoded by the coding sequence ATGCACATACTCAGCACCACACGCAATCAAGTCGGCGAAAGTCCACTGTGGTCGGTCGCCGAACAGGCCTTGTACTGGGTCGATATCGAAGCGCGCCGCTTGCACCGCTTCGACTGGATTAGTCGCGTCGAGCAAACGTGGGATCTGGCAGAACGTCTGGCCTGCATTGCCCTGCACGCCGATGGCGGATTGATCGCCGGAATGGAAAGCGGCATTTTCCATTTGCGACCCGGTGCGAATGGTGTGTGCGCACAAGAGCGAATTCATGGCGTGCAATTTGTCCGCCAAGGCATGCGCTTCAACGATGGCCGATGCGACCGCGCAGGCCGGTTCTGGGTGACGAGCATGGTGATGGACATGCGCCTCAAAGCCGACGACGGCGCACTGTATTCGATGAGCCCGACAGGTTTTTCTGCGCCGTTAGTGAGCAATCTGGTGACCGGCAACGGCCTCGCATTCAGTCCCGATGGACGCACGATGTATTTTTCCGACTCGCATCCCAGCGTGCAAAAAATCTGGGCGATGGATCTGGATAGCAATGGTGTGCCGTCGAATCGCCGTCTGTTCGTCGACATGCTCAGTTACCCGGGACGTCCCGACGGCGCGGCTGTCGATGCAGAAGGGGCGTATTGGATTTGCGGCAACGACGCTGGTCAGATACATCGCTTCATGCCGGATGGCAGGCTGGATAAGACGATCAAGGTACCGGTCAGCAAGCCCTCAATGTGTTCCTTCGGCGGCCCGGAACTGGCCCATTTATTTATTACTTCGATCACGCCGGCGCAACCGGCAGAAGGTGTGGATGCCGCGCTCGACGGCGCGGTTTTCGTAATGCAACCCGGCGTACGGGGTCTTCCCGAAACGCCATTTCATCCGTAG
- a CDS encoding NAD(P)-dependent oxidoreductase, translating to MKSHGTLLLTGAAGALGKQLRHRLKANCDVLRLSDRAEIGPAQAGEEVVLCDLANAAEVDAMVAGVQAIVHLGGVSVEAAFEPIMQANILGAYNLYEAARKHGVKRVVFASSNHVTGFYRQSETIDASAAPRPDGMYGLSKAFGEDLSRFYFDRYGIETACIRIGSSFPEPKDRRMLATWLSFDDLHRLIAACLTTPVVGHSIIFGMSDNAVTWWDNRLARHIGYVPQDSSDVFRDAVYAKTSAPDLNDPVAQFQGGGFVAAGPFG from the coding sequence ATGAAATCACACGGGACATTGCTGCTTACCGGCGCAGCGGGAGCATTAGGCAAACAACTCAGGCATCGCCTGAAGGCAAACTGCGACGTGCTGCGTTTGAGCGACCGCGCCGAAATCGGCCCAGCCCAGGCAGGCGAAGAAGTCGTGCTGTGCGATCTGGCCAATGCTGCCGAAGTCGATGCCATGGTTGCTGGCGTGCAGGCGATTGTCCATCTGGGCGGGGTGTCGGTCGAGGCCGCATTCGAGCCGATCATGCAGGCCAACATCCTCGGCGCCTACAACCTCTATGAAGCAGCGCGCAAACACGGTGTCAAGCGCGTGGTGTTCGCCAGCTCCAACCATGTCACCGGGTTTTACCGCCAGTCGGAAACCATCGACGCCAGCGCAGCACCAAGGCCGGACGGCATGTACGGACTGAGCAAGGCCTTCGGTGAAGATTTGTCGCGCTTCTACTTTGATCGCTACGGCATAGAAACCGCCTGCATCCGTATCGGCTCCTCGTTCCCTGAGCCAAAGGACCGCCGCATGCTGGCCACCTGGCTCAGTTTCGACGACTTGCACCGCCTCATTGCCGCCTGCCTGACCACGCCGGTTGTGGGTCACAGCATCATTTTCGGCATGTCGGATAACGCCGTCACCTGGTGGGACAACCGCCTGGCGCGGCATATCGGCTACGTGCCGCAAGACAGTTCGGATGTATTTCGCGACGCCGTCTATGCAAAAACCAGCGCGCCTGATCTGAACGACCCGGTGGCCCAATTTCAGGGCGGCGGCTTCGTCGCTGCCGGACCATTCGGCTAA
- a CDS encoding tartrate dehydrogenase, whose amino-acid sequence MNTYQIATIPGDGIGKEVIPAGREVLEALAAANGSFAFAFENFGWGGDYYRQHGVMMPEDGLDALRGKDAILFGSAGDPDIPDHITLWGLRLKICQGFDQYANVRPTRILPGIDGPLKRCAVEDLNWIIVRENSEGEYSGVGGRVHQGHPIEAATDVSIMTRVGVERILRYAFKLAQSRPRKLLTVVTKSNAQRHAMVMWDEIALQISREFPDVTWDKELVDAATARMVNRPATLDTIVATNLHADILSDLAAALAGSLGIAPTGNIDPERRYPSMFEPIHGSAFDIMGKGLANPVGTFWSVVMLLEHLGEHAAAHSVMQAVEHVTANPALHTRDLGGKATTVEVTRAVCSYLEANGQNRRG is encoded by the coding sequence ATGAACACATATCAAATCGCAACCATCCCCGGCGACGGCATCGGCAAGGAAGTTATCCCGGCAGGACGAGAAGTACTGGAAGCGCTGGCGGCGGCAAACGGCAGCTTCGCTTTTGCATTTGAAAACTTCGGCTGGGGTGGTGATTACTACCGCCAGCACGGCGTCATGATGCCCGAGGACGGTCTGGATGCGTTGCGCGGCAAGGACGCCATCCTGTTCGGCTCGGCCGGCGACCCGGATATTCCCGACCACATCACGCTCTGGGGCTTGCGACTGAAAATATGTCAGGGCTTCGACCAGTACGCCAACGTGCGTCCGACCCGCATCCTGCCCGGCATTGACGGACCGCTCAAGCGCTGCGCCGTGGAAGATCTGAACTGGATCATCGTGCGCGAAAATTCCGAAGGCGAATACTCCGGCGTCGGCGGGCGGGTGCATCAAGGCCATCCTATCGAGGCGGCGACCGACGTTTCGATCATGACGCGCGTGGGCGTCGAACGTATTTTGCGCTACGCATTCAAGTTGGCGCAATCGCGCCCGCGCAAGCTGCTTACTGTAGTGACCAAGTCCAACGCGCAGCGTCATGCGATGGTGATGTGGGACGAAATCGCACTGCAAATCTCGCGTGAATTTCCTGATGTTACCTGGGACAAGGAACTGGTCGATGCCGCCACGGCGCGCATGGTCAACCGTCCCGCCACGCTCGATACCATTGTCGCCACGAATCTGCACGCCGACATTCTGAGCGATCTGGCCGCCGCGCTGGCGGGTAGCCTGGGGATTGCCCCGACCGGTAATATCGACCCCGAACGACGCTATCCCTCGATGTTCGAGCCTATCCACGGCTCGGCGTTTGACATTATGGGCAAGGGGCTTGCCAATCCGGTGGGCACCTTCTGGTCGGTGGTCATGTTGCTGGAGCATCTGGGAGAACATGCTGCCGCGCACAGCGTGATGCAGGCGGTGGAGCATGTGACGGCCAATCCGGCGCTGCACACCCGCGATCTGGGCGGGAAGGCGACCACGGTCGAAGTGACCCGCGCTGTATGCAGTTATCTGGAAGCGAACGGGCAAAACCGACGCGGCTGA
- a CDS encoding LysR family transcriptional regulator, with amino-acid sequence MTTGIQAAELGFFTTLATSGSLSAAARELGVTTPAVSKRLALMEARLGLPLLNRTTRRMSLTPEGEVFLEHARRILGDIDDLDQLLAGSAGQPKGLLRINATLGFGRHHVAPVIARYVRQYPEVDVQLQLSADPPPLSDDAFDICIRFGEPPDARVIARHLAPNRRLLCASPSYLMEYGTPLAPLDLIYHNCIGIRQGDDAYGVWRLSTGKGARQKTETVKVRGNLTTNDGEIAVNWAIAGMGIVMRAAWDVERHLESGQLVQVLEPYHTPGADIYAVYPQRHRLSSRIRLFLDFLAQSFSSADDVQARQQS; translated from the coding sequence ATGACGACAGGCATTCAAGCAGCAGAACTGGGCTTTTTTACTACCCTCGCGACCTCGGGCAGCCTGAGTGCGGCCGCGCGTGAGCTGGGCGTCACGACGCCTGCCGTGAGCAAACGATTGGCGCTGATGGAGGCGCGTCTGGGTCTGCCGCTACTCAACCGCACCACGCGCCGCATGAGCCTGACGCCGGAAGGGGAAGTGTTTCTGGAGCATGCCCGACGCATACTCGGCGACATAGACGATCTGGATCAATTGCTGGCAGGCTCCGCCGGTCAACCTAAAGGTTTACTGCGCATCAATGCCACGCTGGGATTCGGCCGCCACCATGTCGCGCCGGTTATTGCGCGCTACGTCAGACAATATCCGGAGGTCGACGTCCAGTTGCAGCTCTCTGCCGATCCGCCGCCGCTGAGCGACGATGCCTTTGATATTTGCATACGCTTCGGCGAACCGCCCGACGCTCGCGTGATCGCCCGCCATCTGGCACCGAACCGCCGCTTGCTGTGCGCCTCACCTTCGTATCTGATGGAGTACGGCACGCCGCTCGCGCCGCTCGATTTGATTTACCATAATTGCATCGGCATCCGGCAGGGTGACGATGCCTATGGCGTCTGGCGCTTATCGACGGGCAAGGGTGCGCGGCAGAAAACGGAAACGGTGAAGGTGCGCGGCAATCTGACCACCAATGACGGCGAGATTGCCGTCAATTGGGCTATTGCCGGGATGGGTATTGTCATGCGCGCCGCATGGGACGTTGAGCGCCATCTGGAAAGCGGCCAGCTGGTGCAGGTTCTGGAGCCTTATCACACCCCGGGCGCAGATATTTATGCGGTCTATCCGCAACGGCACCGGCTGTCATCGCGAATCCGCTTGTTTCTGGATTTTCTGGCGCAGTCCTTTTCCAGTGCCGACGATGTGCAAGCGCGCCAACAAAGCTGA
- a CDS encoding ABC transporter ATP-binding protein, whose translation MIPVTEVAPTFSTASVLPPVRLEIRNLCAGYGATQVVRGVSVSVRAGEVVAMLGRNGSGRSTLCQAITGLLEQRRGSVQLDGKELIACAAHEVALAGIAYVPEQRMIFDHLTVEENLLLGKKPRNVPHALHVSQWSMEEMYHFYPRLYERRSVRAGLLSGGEQQLLALFRSLIGNPLAIVIDEPSEGLAPQLLEVLVDVIAEMKRRGLAVLLMEQKQALALRSADRVLILGRGALVFDGSVVQFGLADEIRRTWLPSD comes from the coding sequence ATGATTCCCGTAACTGAGGTCGCCCCGACATTCTCCACCGCGTCCGTGCTGCCGCCAGTACGCCTGGAAATTCGCAATTTGTGCGCCGGCTATGGCGCGACGCAGGTGGTGCGCGGCGTAAGCGTTTCAGTGCGGGCGGGCGAAGTGGTCGCGATGCTGGGGCGCAATGGCTCCGGCCGCTCAACACTGTGTCAGGCGATCACCGGTTTGCTGGAACAGCGGCGCGGCAGCGTGCAGCTGGATGGAAAGGAACTCATTGCTTGCGCTGCCCATGAGGTGGCGCTTGCGGGTATCGCTTATGTGCCGGAACAGCGCATGATTTTTGACCATTTGACGGTCGAAGAAAATCTCTTGCTCGGAAAGAAACCCCGCAATGTGCCGCATGCCCTGCATGTGTCTCAATGGAGCATGGAGGAGATGTATCACTTCTATCCCCGTTTATACGAGAGACGTTCGGTGCGTGCTGGCCTGCTGTCCGGTGGAGAGCAGCAATTGCTGGCCTTGTTCCGCAGCCTGATCGGTAATCCCTTGGCGATTGTGATCGATGAGCCAAGTGAAGGGCTGGCGCCGCAGTTGCTGGAAGTGCTTGTCGATGTCATCGCAGAAATGAAGCGACGTGGCCTGGCCGTTTTATTGATGGAACAAAAACAGGCGCTGGCATTGCGTAGTGCCGACCGCGTGCTGATCCTTGGCCGCGGCGCGCTGGTATTCGATGGCAGTGTTGTTCAGTTCGGTCTGGCCGATGAGATAAGACGCACCTGGTTGCCGTCAGATTAG
- a CDS encoding response regulator transcription factor, with protein sequence MTMPPDNIPAHPVGHANPPIRVLIADDHQVVLLGISKSLEKHGDIDVVATVQMVSELMAALEASTYNVLLCDYSFCGSDQPDGLPMLQRIRKHYPDMKIILLTSHDDMTVVEHVMKLGVTGFLSKRSGDFSELPNIVRKAMQGERYIDPQTSQAMSAHFRASSTEKAGDGGNTGLSLHELEIVRFFTGGMTLSEIAQMTQHSLKTVIAGKQSAMQKLGARSDIELLSSFKLLTQNQH encoded by the coding sequence ATGACAATGCCACCAGACAATATTCCAGCGCACCCTGTCGGCCATGCCAATCCGCCCATCCGGGTTCTGATCGCCGACGACCATCAGGTCGTGTTGCTTGGCATCAGCAAGTCGCTGGAAAAACATGGCGATATTGATGTCGTCGCCACCGTGCAAATGGTGTCCGAACTGATGGCAGCGCTGGAGGCATCCACTTATAACGTCTTGCTGTGCGACTACTCGTTTTGCGGCAGCGACCAGCCGGATGGATTGCCCATGTTGCAACGCATCCGCAAACATTATCCTGACATGAAAATCATCCTGCTGACTTCGCATGACGACATGACCGTCGTCGAGCATGTCATGAAGCTGGGCGTGACAGGATTCCTCAGCAAACGCAGCGGCGATTTTTCGGAATTGCCAAACATCGTTCGCAAGGCAATGCAAGGTGAGCGCTACATCGACCCGCAAACCTCGCAGGCAATGTCCGCCCACTTCCGCGCCTCATCGACCGAAAAAGCTGGAGATGGCGGCAACACCGGACTATCCTTGCATGAACTAGAGATCGTCCGTTTTTTCACCGGCGGCATGACGCTGAGTGAAATTGCGCAGATGACGCAACATAGTCTGAAGACCGTGATTGCCGGCAAGCAATCGGCCATGCAAAAGCTCGGCGCCAGAAGCGATATCGAATTGCTTTCAAGCTTCAAACTATTGACCCAAAACCAACACTAA